The genome window GCAGGATCCTTATATGCTTCAAGAGTTAAAAAATCTGCCAACAAAATCTGATTGGACAAAAGCTAGATTCttggtaatttttttggaaaacttttATCAGCTAACTGTGAAGGTTTTCGGTTCCAAATATGTGACTTCGAATAATTTTTTCATTGATATTAGTTACATTCATGGCATTTTAATTGAAATGGTAGCAAGTGATAATGATGAATTGAGTTCAATGGCAAGATCAATGAAGGAGAAATATGACAAGTATTGGGGAAAGATTGAAAAGATAAATATGCTGATTTTTATTTCCTCTATTCTTGATCCTCGAACTAAACTTGAATACCTTGAATTTGTGGTTGGCCAAATGTATGGTGAGTTTGATGGTGCAACACTAGCTGGCCTTGCAAAAGATGCAATGTTTGAGTTGTTTAATGAATACAAGATGCTTAGCACACTTGCCTCACATTCTGCCTCTTCTTCACTTTCAAGTGATTCTCAAAGGGGTAAAACTACATTTCATGGAGATGCCTCTAAAACAATCATTGATAGGTACAAGTTGGAatttaagaagagaaaaatggaactTGGGGGTAGAGATGCAAAATCTAAATTAGATATATATTTGAATGAGGAGTCTGAGAAAAATGATGAGAGATTTGATATCTTGTTGTGGTGGAAGGCTAATAGCCTTAGATTCCCAATCCTTTCTAAAATTGCTCGTGATGTGTTAGCAGTCCCAATTTCTACTGTTGCCTCCGAATCTGCTTTTAGTATCGGAGGTCATGTTCTTGATACATTTAGGAGTTCTTTGACTCCTAGAATTTTACAAGGTTTAATATGTGCTCAAGATTGGCTTAGGTCCTCTAAGACAGAATTGAATGTAGAAGAAAATATGGAAGAGCTTGAAGCCTTTGAATCTGGTAAGCTATCAAAATTCTTATTGCAGAATTGGAAGTATTTCTTTATTTCTAATAATTGCCTTTATGATACTTAATGAATTTTGTTTGTTCTTACAAAGTTGCTAAAGGTGGGAGCTGAACCAACTATAATTGACCTTTGAGAAGTCACAAATGCTGAAGTTTGAGTGTTGAGAGTTGAACCAACTCTTGTTGTAGTTTCTAGACAAtgacttttcattttcaattgtGGATTGTAGTTTATGATTTGAGGACAAGttaattttgacttttatttcTGCATTATGGATTGTGGAGTGTGAATTTTTAGTTTCACTAGTTTGTAGTTTATGGATCAGTGATCCAAATGTGTGTTAGATATTGTGGAATATCAGTACTAATTTTAAGTTCATGTTTGTTTCATTGTTTGTGGCTCAATTATTGTATTGAATTCGGTTAAATTTGCTGGCTTTTCTGAAATTCGGATAAATAACCGAATTCTGAATTGAAATCGGATTGaattcaaattgaaaattttctatttcGATTATGAATTACGTCAAATTTTTCCAGATTCATTTACCGAAATTACCGATTTTAAGCTACTGAATTACCGACTTCGAATTCGATACTCACCCCTAACTATTGAAACATTTACTCCAACATAAATCTTTTCATGACCCTTTAACTTTTTCTTAGTGGTGCACaattttctaagaaatttcACATATCGAGAAATTTTCTTAATGGCATCAAGAAAGAGAATACTTACCACAACCTTGCAAAAAGTTTCTAAAATCTCTTGCTCTTGCTCCTTCTTTAGATTTTGCATATTGACTAGAAAATGGAGAAGGAGGCATTACCACTATGGGGGGGTTCATCTTTGGACTCTTTCCTGGGAAGGCCTTGAGTTAGGGATCTCATTGTTTCTTTCTCAACTTGCTCTTAAATCTCATACTTAGGTACTCCTTTTTTAGGCTCTTGCAATTCTTTGCCACTTCTCAATGTAAATGCACTCACATTTTGCTTGGAGTTGATAATGGTTTGCGAAGGCAATTTCCTCGAAACTTGAGACTCCAATCGATTCACTGCAGACGCTAGCTGTCTCATTTGACTTTCCAGGTTTTGAATACTTGTTTttgtctcctgttgaaattgTTGTGTATTAGTAGCTAAAGATTTCACAATTTCTTCAAGGGACATACCTGGTTTAGAAGTTTGTTGTTGCTGTGAAATTGGGGAGCCTAGGCTGATTTTGCTGTTGGTGAAATTCTGCTGGCCTTGCAACATAACAAAAATTTGTGTGATCTTTCCATCCTGAGTTGTAGGTGTTTGAATAATGATCAAAACGCCTTTGAGATGGACCTAGAAATCCTCCAACTACATTTGCATGTTCATTCAGATCATCTCGTAGTATGGGGCATATGTTAGTTGAATGACCCAAAACATTgcaaatttcaaatattttaatTTGCTGCACTTGTCCCACAACTAATGTTTCTATAAAAGTAATTAGAAAATCTAATCTTTGTTCAATTGAAGAAATATTTACCTCACTGACTTTATGGAAAATATAGTCCTGTCTGTCACCAAATTGCTGAACATTAGCAGCCATATTTGAAATCAGTCTCTTGGCTTTTGTGGGTGTTTTATTCACTAATGCTCCTCCACTAGCAGTATCAATTATCTTCCTATCCATTGATGATTGTCCTCATAGAAGTATTGGATAAGAAGTTGGAACAAAATTTGGTGATAAGAGCAGTTTGCACATAATTGTTTGAATCTTTCCCAATACTCGTGCAAGGTTTCTCCATTGAATTGTTTAATTCCATAGATATCCTTTCTAATGCTTGCCGCTCGGGAAGtagggaaaatttttttcaacaaatgaTAGGGTGTGTAATTGCtattaaatttataaatatttttccttgattttggcCAAATATTGCATTATTAGATGgattttacttatatttggtaattGGTGCTAATTTTAGGAATATGGCAAGGGAAAGAGTGAAAGTGGTTTAATGAAAATTCTTAACCTGTTCTGAGTGGCCGCCTCTAAAGCTAGCCCTCAAGTCCAAAGAGATTGGATTTTTCCCGCGCTTGATAGTTTCCCAATTCAAGGCAAAGTCTTTAGAAACATGTTTCCTTACACGAGATGATTGGTCTTCCATGTTTCCAATTTATATTGGAAACGGTTTAGGCTATCTTTTGTTAATTTAGGGAATATccttttgttagaaaaattaggaaagtaTTAGTAGTTGGAAAGGAGatagaaacgaaaaaaaaaagggaattgcTTCTTGGTTTTTGGCTAATTACTTAAAATATTGTCGAAAAAAAATCAGAAGAATGGTTGTCTGACAATAGGGTAGTGCAAAACTATTGCTGCCGGGCTGACAAAAAGTGTCAGTCCGGCCGGGCTGActggaaaagtttggaaaaaaaaggagTTTCCAAGTGTTTCTTCTTCTCATTTCTCAGACTCTCTATCTGTATCTGACTCACAGGTGGTATGGACTTTCGGACCCTTAGCTTCCATATTTTATTGTCCACGCCACCACTTTCCTCCCCAACTTTCACTCAGTCACCTCGGCAgcaaaatccaatttttttttttaaaaagagaaCAGTGGCTGCGGGGCTGACAAAAAGTGTCAGTCCTGCCCGGCTCTGTCAGCCCGGCAGGGActggaaaagtttggaaaaaaaaaggtgcggCACCACATGCACTTTCCAAGTGTTTCTTCTTCTCATCTCTACTCTCTGTCTGTATCTGACTCACAGGTGGTGTGGACTTTCGGACCCTTAGCTTCCATATTTTATTGTCCACGACGCCACTTTCCTCCCCAACTTTCACTCAGTCACCACGCCAGCAGTTATATCATATCGataaattcacttttttttttgttttggttcctTTTTTGCCtttctaaatttattttttatagcaCTTGTTTCATTATAATCTTTTTTTATTCAGTATAATAAGTAGAAGGTTTTGAACTCGATATT of Coffea arabica cultivar ET-39 chromosome 5c, Coffea Arabica ET-39 HiFi, whole genome shotgun sequence contains these proteins:
- the LOC140007161 gene encoding zinc finger BED domain-containing protein RICESLEEPER 2-like; the encoded protein is MSTKVESNLSHKELEQEGSSGTLPPSRTTQSCEESGFVKKREEYKKRSKAWDHFQVKHLQGVHHAICKYCEKDIAVDPKSNGTTPLNTHVAKCPLNPKNKPTNQATLCLGETETLEGEVKGALISWKFDTEATRKIIAYMVIVDKLPFKHVEGKGFQYIMRTACPSFRIPLGWTISRDCYQLYLDEKIKLKHLLKNNSGRICLTTDSWTSIQRINYMCLTTHFKDNDWKLNKKILNFCSIASHKGNEIGKAIEKCLLEWWNSTYLMLETSQRFEEQDPYMLQELKNLPTKSDWTKARFLVIFLENFYQLTVKVFGSKYVTSNNFFIDISYIHGILIEMVASDNDELSSMARSMKEKYDKYWGKIEKINMLIFISSILDPRTKLEYLEFVVGQMYGEFDGATLAGLAKDAMFELFNEYKMLSTLASHSASSSLSSDSQRGKTTFHGDASKTIIDRYKLEFKKRKMELGGRDAKSKLDIYLNEESEKNDERFDILLWWKANSLRFPILSKIARDVLAVPISTVASESAFSIGGHVLDTFRSSLTPRILQGLICAQDWLRSSKTELNVEENMEELEAFESGKLSKFLLQNWKYFFISNNCLYDT